The Lewinellaceae bacterium genome has a segment encoding these proteins:
- the tgt gene encoding tRNA guanosine(34) transglycosylase Tgt — protein MKFTLQHNDPASNARAGLIETDHGKIETPIFMPVGTVGSVKAVHQHELKEDVKAQIILGNTYHLFLRPGTEVLQEAGGLHKFIGWDRPILTDSGGYQVYSLSHRRKIKEEGVTFQSHIDGSRQFFTPENVMDIQRQIGADIIMAFDECPPYPSDYRYAKNSMDLTHRWLKRCCDRFDETEGLYGYSQTLFPIVQGSTYGDLRKESAETIASFEREGNAIGGLSVGEPAEDMYRITDQVCAYLPKDKPRYLMGVGTPVNLLECIALGIDMFDCVLPTRNARHGLLYTANGIINIKNAKWKNDFSPIDEEGPCPTSRFYTKAYLRHLVHGKEYLAAQIASIHNLSFFLWLVGEARKHIIAGDFTSWKNGMVSRLDQRL, from the coding sequence ATGAAATTCACGTTACAACATAACGACCCGGCCTCTAACGCAAGAGCCGGATTAATCGAAACCGATCACGGAAAAATAGAGACCCCCATTTTCATGCCTGTCGGCACGGTGGGTTCCGTTAAAGCCGTGCATCAACACGAATTGAAAGAGGATGTAAAAGCACAGATCATCCTTGGGAATACCTACCATCTTTTCCTGCGACCGGGCACTGAAGTGCTACAGGAAGCCGGTGGTCTGCACAAATTTATCGGATGGGATCGACCCATTTTGACGGACAGCGGCGGCTACCAGGTATATTCCCTGAGCCACCGGAGAAAGATCAAGGAAGAAGGGGTCACTTTCCAGTCCCATATCGACGGATCGCGCCAGTTTTTTACGCCTGAAAATGTGATGGACATCCAGCGTCAGATCGGGGCCGACATCATCATGGCCTTTGACGAATGTCCGCCTTATCCAAGTGATTACCGGTATGCCAAAAACTCCATGGACCTGACCCATCGCTGGCTGAAAAGATGTTGTGATCGTTTCGACGAAACGGAAGGACTTTATGGCTATTCCCAAACGCTTTTTCCCATCGTACAGGGCAGTACTTATGGAGATTTGAGAAAAGAATCCGCCGAAACCATTGCTTCTTTTGAGCGGGAAGGCAATGCCATCGGAGGGCTTTCTGTTGGGGAACCCGCTGAAGATATGTACCGCATCACGGATCAGGTTTGTGCGTACCTGCCCAAAGACAAACCCCGCTACCTGATGGGTGTTGGTACACCTGTCAATCTTTTGGAATGCATTGCCCTGGGTATTGATATGTTCGACTGTGTATTACCGACCCGAAACGCCCGCCACGGGTTGCTTTACACGGCCAATGGCATCATCAACATCAAAAATGCCAAATGGAAGAATGATTTTTCTCCCATCGATGAAGAAGGCCCATGCCCCACCAGTCGTTTTTACACCAAAGCCTACCTCCGACACCTGGTGCACGGCAAAGAATACCTGGCGGCACAAATTGCCTCTATCCACAACCTGTCCTTTTTCCTGTGGCTGGTGGGTGAAGCCCGAAAACATATCATTGCCGGTGATTTTACGAGTTGGAAGAATGGTATGGTGAGTAGGTTGGATCAGCGGTTGTAG
- a CDS encoding LptF/LptG family permease, whose protein sequence is MLNLFDKYIVVKFFRTFFFVVLIFAMIASVIDFSEKVEKFIETDITKKQIFLEYYPNFVIYISGLLWPLFTLISVIFFTSRMAFNSEIISVFNAGISFRRLLRPYLFVAVILALMQFAGNHYFIPKGNKTRLNIERQFIWQNNDKGKTSDVHMFLSPDTKIYVNSYNKRDSSARNFMMERYKDGQLVYLLKANPAEWLGAPNRWRLRNYQIRTFDDMNESLIIGTGKQMDTTFNLRPSDFVDFLNQQSEMTTPELTTFINDKKTRGTGGSEKYEIELYRRSAEPFTILILTLIGVSIAARKVRGGIGFHLAVGVGVGAMYILLSRFSIVFATGQVLPPLLGIWLPNIIFGIVAAILLANAQK, encoded by the coding sequence ATGCTCAACCTTTTTGATAAATACATAGTTGTCAAGTTTTTTAGAACTTTCTTTTTTGTGGTCCTCATCTTTGCGATGATCGCCTCGGTGATCGATTTTAGCGAAAAAGTGGAAAAATTTATCGAAACCGACATTACCAAGAAGCAGATTTTCTTAGAGTATTATCCGAATTTTGTCATTTACATTTCCGGGCTTTTATGGCCGCTTTTTACCCTGATCAGCGTGATTTTTTTCACTTCCAGGATGGCCTTTAATTCGGAGATCATTTCTGTTTTTAATGCGGGGATCAGTTTCAGAAGGTTGCTTCGTCCTTATCTTTTCGTAGCGGTTATCCTTGCCCTGATGCAATTTGCCGGCAACCATTACTTTATTCCCAAAGGCAACAAAACAAGGCTCAATATTGAACGGCAATTCATCTGGCAAAATAATGACAAAGGCAAAACCAGTGACGTGCACATGTTTCTTTCGCCGGATACCAAGATATATGTAAACTCATACAACAAAAGAGACAGTTCGGCCCGAAATTTCATGATGGAACGATATAAAGACGGCCAGTTGGTCTATTTGCTTAAAGCCAATCCTGCCGAATGGCTGGGCGCTCCCAATCGATGGCGGCTGCGCAATTACCAGATTCGTACCTTCGATGATATGAATGAGTCTTTGATCATAGGAACGGGAAAACAAATGGATACTACTTTTAACTTAAGACCCTCGGATTTCGTGGACTTCCTCAACCAGCAATCTGAAATGACCACTCCTGAACTCACTACTTTCATCAATGACAAAAAAACGCGGGGCACCGGCGGCAGCGAAAAATATGAGATTGAACTTTACCGCCGGTCCGCCGAACCATTTACCATTCTCATCCTGACCCTGATCGGGGTATCGATTGCTGCCAGGAAAGTCAGGGGGGGCATCGGCTTCCACCTGGCCGTTGGAGTAGGAGTCGGCGCCATGTATATTTTATTGTCGCGTTTTTCAATCGTTTTTGCCACCGGACAGGTATTGCCTCCTTTGCTCGGCATATGGCTCCCCAATATCATCTTCGGAATTGTAGCGGCAATACTCCTGGCCAATGCCCAGAAATAG